From a region of the Terriglobia bacterium genome:
- a CDS encoding sigma-54 dependent transcriptional regulator — protein MRDRVQTPAGLERVKRDVLFEVFVVERSSCLPRDHVNERSNVGGIDLHFVCDLFGACAAIPGMIGQSSVMQTLRERVKAAARVSGSVLVTGESGTGKELVARSIHDHSERSGGKFVAVDCGALPDDLIESELFGHKRGAFTTALADKPGLFEEANGGTLFLDEIANTSRRFQAKLLRVLQDRQLRRVGDLILRKLDLRVIAATNCDLMTMVRTGGFREDLYYRLSVFPIQVPPLRRRLDDVPLLVEHVLRGRKAITDEAMEKLAGYRFPGNIRELENIVEAAVCVAVGDVIELEHVALPAETFHTWQTEEIILGNFWDTVARPYSERLITKGQLEHLIRQGLERTRGSYKKMLPLFRIPESDYKRFMDFLRRHHCHPDYRAFRKK, from the coding sequence ATGCGTGATCGAGTGCAGACGCCGGCAGGCCTCGAGCGCGTGAAGCGCGACGTCCTGTTCGAGGTCTTCGTCGTGGAGCGGAGCTCCTGTTTGCCGCGTGACCATGTGAATGAGCGTTCGAATGTCGGCGGGATTGATTTGCATTTTGTGTGTGACCTTTTCGGTGCATGCGCGGCTATACCAGGCATGATTGGACAAAGTTCAGTGATGCAGACCTTGAGAGAAAGAGTAAAAGCGGCGGCGCGCGTCTCGGGATCGGTTCTGGTGACCGGAGAATCGGGAACCGGCAAAGAGCTCGTCGCCAGATCCATCCATGACCATAGCGAGCGCAGCGGCGGCAAGTTCGTCGCGGTGGATTGCGGCGCGCTGCCGGACGATCTGATCGAGAGCGAGCTGTTCGGCCACAAGCGCGGCGCCTTCACCACGGCGCTTGCCGATAAGCCGGGACTTTTCGAAGAAGCGAACGGAGGTACATTATTCCTCGACGAGATCGCGAATACTTCGCGGCGTTTTCAAGCCAAACTACTGCGTGTACTGCAGGACCGGCAGCTGCGCCGGGTGGGCGACCTGATCCTGCGCAAACTCGACCTGCGCGTGATCGCCGCCACGAATTGCGATCTGATGACCATGGTCCGGACCGGCGGCTTTCGTGAAGACCTGTACTATCGATTGAGCGTCTTTCCGATTCAGGTGCCGCCGCTCCGGCGCCGTCTCGACGACGTACCGCTGCTTGTCGAGCACGTGCTGCGGGGCCGGAAAGCGATCACGGACGAGGCGATGGAAAAACTCGCCGGGTACCGGTTTCCAGGGAATATCCGGGAACTCGAAAACATCGTCGAAGCGGCGGTCTGCGTCGCCGTGGGCGATGTGATCGAGCTGGAGCATGTCGCGCTGCCGGCCGAAACGTTTCATACCTGGCAGACCGAGGAGATCATCCTGGGGAATTTCTGGGACACCGTGGCGCGGCCGTACTCGGAGCGCCTGATCACGAAGGGGCAGTTGGAGCACCTGATCCGCCAGGGCCTCGAACGGACCCGCGGCAGTTATAAAAAGATGCTGCCGCTGTTCCGGATTCCGGAGAGCGACTACAAGCGATTCATGGATTTTCTGAGGCGGCATCACTGTCATCCGGATTATCGGGCGTTCAGGAAGAAATAA